The proteins below are encoded in one region of Winogradskyella helgolandensis:
- a CDS encoding right-handed parallel beta-helix repeat-containing protein codes for MKRLLSLLLCFGILLFWSSCRNDFEFTPSKGNLGFAQDTIYLDTVFTNIGSSTYNLKVYNRSDDDIVIPTIQFENGVNSRYRMNIDGTTGLEGAQEGKFFEDVELLAKDSLFIFIETTINISTLGALENQFLYTDKILFDSGNNQQDVDVVTLVKDAVFIYPSKDDTTGIVETLSFDVDGDGTPDETTLEGRFLADDELTFTNEKPYVIYGYAGVGAGKILTMEAGARVHFHADSGIIVTNNGSLNINGTLSPDQETLENEVILEGDRLEPLYEDIPGQWGTIWLYNGSENNTINYATIKNATIGILSEGNQDAPSDKLTIRNSQIYNVSSFGILGRATSISAENLVINNAGQSSFAATYGGKYNVTHSTIANYWNSSFRQYPALLINDYVLDENNTVFTNVLIEANFNNCIIYGNDNPEFLLENEGDEFNFKFTNCLLRFNNNELSGSGNYDFEDESFYLGNVFNEQPYFENTSENMMRIGDDSGANGIGLSTFAAQVPYDILDKNRTASPDAGAYQSVVFDED; via the coding sequence ATGAAGCGATTGCTATCATTGTTACTTTGTTTTGGAATTTTACTATTTTGGAGTTCTTGTCGTAACGATTTTGAATTTACACCAAGCAAAGGAAACCTTGGTTTTGCCCAAGACACCATTTACTTAGATACTGTTTTTACCAACATTGGCTCTAGCACCTACAATCTTAAAGTGTATAATCGTAGTGATGATGATATTGTAATTCCGACCATACAATTCGAGAATGGCGTGAATTCACGTTATAGAATGAATATCGATGGCACTACAGGATTAGAAGGTGCTCAAGAAGGTAAATTCTTTGAAGATGTAGAGTTATTAGCTAAGGATAGTTTATTCATTTTTATAGAAACCACTATTAATATTTCAACTTTAGGAGCTTTAGAAAATCAGTTTTTATATACCGACAAAATTCTATTCGATTCTGGAAATAATCAACAAGACGTTGATGTGGTTACCTTAGTAAAAGACGCTGTTTTTATATACCCAAGTAAAGATGACACCACAGGTATCGTTGAAACCCTAAGTTTTGATGTTGATGGTGATGGTACACCAGACGAAACCACATTAGAAGGTCGTTTTCTTGCTGATGATGAATTAACATTTACAAACGAAAAACCCTATGTTATTTACGGTTATGCAGGTGTTGGAGCTGGAAAAATTTTAACCATGGAAGCGGGCGCACGGGTGCACTTTCATGCGGATTCTGGAATTATTGTCACAAATAACGGCTCACTGAATATTAATGGTACATTAAGTCCTGACCAAGAGACTTTAGAAAATGAAGTGATTCTAGAAGGTGATCGCCTAGAGCCACTATACGAGGATATCCCAGGACAGTGGGGAACCATTTGGTTGTATAACGGCAGTGAAAATAATACTATTAATTATGCTACGATTAAAAATGCTACCATTGGTATATTGTCTGAAGGAAACCAAGATGCACCAAGCGATAAATTAACGATAAGGAATTCTCAAATTTATAATGTCAGTAGTTTTGGAATATTAGGACGAGCTACATCTATAAGCGCAGAAAATCTAGTTATTAATAATGCAGGTCAATCTTCATTTGCGGCAACGTATGGTGGAAAATACAACGTGACCCATTCTACCATTGCGAATTATTGGAATAGTAGTTTTAGACAGTATCCTGCCCTACTCATAAACGATTATGTTCTTGACGAAAACAACACTGTTTTCACAAATGTATTAATAGAAGCCAATTTTAATAATTGTATTATTTATGGTAATGATAATCCTGAATTTTTACTTGAAAATGAAGGAGATGAATTTAATTTTAAATTTACAAATTGCTTATTAAGATTCAATAATAACGAACTTTCCGGTAGTGGTAATTATGATTTTGAAGACGAATCATTTTATTTGGGCAATGTATTTAATGAACAGCCCTATTTTGAAAATACTTCTGAGAATATGATGCGAATTGGTGACGATTCTGGAGCAAATGGCATCGGACTATCTACTTTTGCGGCTCAAGTGCCTTATGATATTTTAGATAAAAACAGAACTGCTTCCCCAGACGCTGGTGCATATCAGAGTGTAGTATTTGATGAAGACTAA
- a CDS encoding peptidase associated/transthyretin-like domain-containing protein — MRLFILLIFLLSLPFTLNAQILTGKVYNSKTTIENIKVFNDTQNRVTVTNKNGDFTINAAVNDTILFESLFYHPKAVILNESHFEGTAVFELKEILTELDEVEVKAAPEELVFVEETYNIELKNIIQEDIKNHPEKYKPAGATYGPDIFAIIGLVADLLKKKDKYIAPTYQPITYTQMDSLFSKSSFFNTQLITDNLKIPKDKKYLFFDFCEAKQMSSKLLKEENKMQFLEELVVSSQLFLILLEEYGDKSVKKNKD; from the coding sequence ATGCGTCTATTTATCCTTTTAATCTTTTTGTTAAGCTTGCCTTTTACGCTAAATGCCCAGATATTAACAGGTAAAGTTTATAATTCCAAAACAACCATAGAAAATATAAAAGTCTTTAATGACACTCAAAATCGTGTAACGGTAACAAATAAAAATGGAGACTTTACCATCAATGCTGCTGTAAATGACACGATTCTTTTCGAATCCTTATTTTACCACCCAAAAGCCGTAATATTAAACGAAAGTCATTTTGAAGGCACTGCCGTTTTTGAGCTCAAAGAAATATTAACAGAACTTGACGAAGTTGAAGTAAAAGCAGCACCTGAAGAACTTGTATTTGTAGAAGAAACCTATAATATTGAACTTAAAAATATAATTCAGGAAGACATAAAAAATCATCCAGAAAAATACAAACCTGCAGGAGCCACTTACGGTCCAGATATTTTTGCTATTATTGGCTTAGTTGCTGATCTTCTTAAAAAGAAAGACAAATACATTGCACCAACCTACCAACCAATTACCTATACACAAATGGATTCCCTATTTAGTAAGAGTTCCTTTTTCAACACACAATTAATTACTGATAATTTAAAGATTCCAAAAGACAAAAAATACCTCTTTTTTGATTTTTGCGAGGCTAAGCAAATGAGTTCTAAATTACTTAAAGAAGAGAATAAGATGCAATTCTTAGAAGAATTAGTGGTAAGTAGTCAGCTATTCTTAATACTTTTAGAAGAATATGGAGACAAGAGCGTTAAGAAAAATAAAGATTAA
- a CDS encoding acyl-CoA thioesterase: MQIFEKTIIVSEDDIDDLNHVNNVRYVQWIQDIAKDHWLAYATKDILETYSWFLVNHFIEYKNQALLGDKLLLKTYVPKIEAVSTTRYVEIINAKTNQLIVKSKAKWCLIDNGTQRPTRIIPKIAELFN; the protein is encoded by the coding sequence ATGCAAATATTCGAAAAAACCATAATAGTTTCTGAAGATGACATAGACGATCTTAATCATGTTAATAATGTACGTTATGTGCAATGGATTCAAGATATTGCAAAAGATCATTGGTTGGCTTATGCCACAAAAGATATTTTAGAAACCTACTCATGGTTTTTGGTCAATCATTTTATTGAATATAAAAATCAGGCGTTATTAGGAGATAAGTTACTTCTAAAAACTTATGTACCAAAAATTGAAGCCGTTTCTACCACAAGGTATGTTGAAATTATCAATGCTAAAACCAATCAGTTAATTGTAAAGTCTAAGGCAAAATGGTGTTTGATTGACAATGGCACACAGCGACCTACGCGTATAATTCCAAAAATAGCTGAACTTTTCAATTAA